Proteins encoded in a region of the Nicotiana tomentosiformis chromosome 9, ASM39032v3, whole genome shotgun sequence genome:
- the LOC104113243 gene encoding uncharacterized protein produces the protein MRTSTGATSYMLVYGTKAVIPAEVKIPSLRVIQEVKLDDAEWIRVKQEQLILIDERRMDTVCHGHLYQNRMSSAFNKRVKPRFTPRQLVLKNIFPHQEEVKGKFAPNWQGPYMVHKALSGGALILAEMDERVNMKPINSDAIKRYYA, from the coding sequence ATGAGAACATCTACTGGGGCAACGTCGTACATGTTGGTATACGGCACCAAAGCAGTGATACCAGCAGAAGTTAAAATACCATCCTTAAGAGTCATTCAAGAAGTGAAATTGGACGATGCAGAGTGGATACGTGTCAAGCAAGAACAGCTCATACTCATTGACGAGAGAAGAATGGATACAGTATGTCATGGCCACTTATACCAGAACAGGATGTCTAGTGCATTTAACAAAAGAGTGAAACCTCGATTCACTCCTAGGCAGTTGGTTCTGAAGAATATATTTCCCCATCAAGAAGAAGTTAAAGGGAAGTTTGCACCaaactggcaaggtccttacatgGTCCATAAAGCACTATCTGGTGGAGCTCTAATCTTAGCAGAAATGGATGAAAGAGTCAACATGAAGCCTATCAACTCGGACGCAATTAAGAGATATTACGCCTGA